In Crocosphaera sp. UHCC 0190, a genomic segment contains:
- a CDS encoding YqeG family HAD IIIA-type phosphatase, with amino-acid sequence MSKAKLLQPDLILGDTILGLTPNILEYYHIQGLVLDVDETLVPLKKAHVSEELRLWVDSIRPNTPIWLVSNNLSENRIGRIAKSLDLPYLLGAVKPSRRKLRQAIQAMELPNSRVAMVGDRLFTDVLAGNRLGMFTILVQPMVDPAIATRSYPIHNFEVWLSQKLGVSLMSPKHKFTKHEKRKRNET; translated from the coding sequence ATGTCTAAGGCCAAACTCTTACAGCCCGATCTCATTTTAGGTGATACCATCCTCGGTTTAACCCCAAATATCCTGGAATATTATCACATTCAAGGATTAGTCTTAGATGTGGATGAAACCTTAGTCCCCCTTAAAAAAGCCCATGTCTCTGAGGAATTAAGGCTTTGGGTTGACAGTATTCGCCCAAATACCCCGATCTGGTTAGTGAGTAATAATTTAAGTGAAAATCGGATCGGCAGAATTGCTAAGTCTTTAGATTTACCTTACCTATTAGGGGCAGTCAAACCCTCTCGACGTAAGCTTCGTCAGGCAATTCAGGCGATGGAATTGCCTAATTCTCGCGTCGCTATGGTGGGCGATCGCTTGTTTACCGATGTTTTGGCCGGCAACCGTTTAGGAATGTTTACTATCCTGGTTCAACCGATGGTAGATCCGGCGATCGCCACCCGTTCCTATCCTATCCATAATTTTGAAGTCTGGTTGTCCCAAAAGTTAGGGGTGTCCCTGATGTCCCCGAAACATAAGTTCACGAAACATGAAAAACGGAAAAGAAATGAAACATAA
- a CDS encoding class I SAM-dependent methyltransferase — MATILRPLSYRYPWLYNTVSRLSALPVGGEEKFRHLALEGLTITPDTKILDLCCGGGQTTRFLVEKSNDVTGLDASATAISRAKKNVPQADYVEALAEKMPFADQQFDLVHTSVALHEMEPQQLTQIFQEVYRVLKQGGILALIDLHQPTNYLFWPPLGVFMWLFETETAWQLIKTDLVAQLKSMGWTECQQRLYGGGSLQVIQARK, encoded by the coding sequence ATGGCCACAATTTTAAGACCGTTGAGTTATCGATATCCTTGGTTATACAACACTGTTTCTCGTCTCAGTGCCCTCCCAGTGGGAGGAGAAGAAAAATTCCGTCATTTAGCCCTAGAAGGACTAACTATTACCCCAGACACCAAAATCTTAGATCTCTGCTGCGGTGGGGGGCAAACAACTCGTTTTCTAGTGGAAAAATCCAACGATGTCACGGGACTTGATGCTTCAGCAACCGCTATTAGTCGTGCTAAAAAAAACGTCCCCCAAGCTGACTATGTGGAAGCATTAGCGGAAAAAATGCCCTTTGCCGACCAACAGTTTGATCTGGTTCATACCAGTGTAGCCTTGCATGAAATGGAACCCCAACAGTTAACCCAAATTTTTCAAGAAGTCTATCGTGTCTTGAAACAAGGGGGAATACTTGCTTTAATTGATTTACATCAACCGACTAATTATCTATTTTGGCCGCCTCTAGGGGTTTTTATGTGGTTATTTGAAACAGAAACCGCTTGGCAACTCATAAAAACCGATTTAGTCGCCCAACTCAAGTCAATGGGGTGGACTGAATGTCAACAACGTCTTTATGGCGGAGGAAGTTTGCAAGTAATTCAGGCCAGGAAATAA